The nucleotide window CGTAGAAGCGCGTCAGGGTAGCCCCGGTGACCTCGTCCCCCCCCCGGAGCAGCCGCCGGAGGAACGGTCCGATCCCCGGGACGACCCCCGTGATTTCGGTCCCCACCTTCGTCGCGAAGTACGCGAGCTCGTTCCACGGCAGCAGGTAGCCCGTGAAGCCGAAGCCCATGGCGATGGCCATGAGGGCGATGCCCGAGAGCCAGGTGACCTCGCGCGGCGGCCGATACGCCTTGAGGAGCAGCACGCTGAAGAGGTGGAGGAAGATGGTGAAGATCATGAGGTTGGCCGCCCAGGAGTGGATCGACCGGATCAGCCAGCCGAACTCCACCTCCGCCATCAGGAACTGGACGGACTCGTACGCCTCCTCCGCGCTGGGGCGGTAGTAGAAGAGCAGGAGAATCCCGGTCGCCACCTGGACCAGGAAGAGGAAGAGGGTCATCCCCCCCAGGTAGTACCAGACCGTGTGCCGGTGGACCGGGACTTCCTTCTTCTTGGCGAGCTTCTCCAGGCCGGCCAGGCCGATCCGCTCGTCGAGCCACAGCCACAGCCTGCCGTGCCCCTTGTCGAGGGTTCCCATCTCTAGGCCTTCCCTCCGGGTCGAGACGCGAGCATGGCAAGGCTCGAGGGAGGAGCCGACCGGAGGCATACGCAATTGTTTGAGGATCGGCGACGACTGAGAACGCAGCCAGGCGAAGCGTATCGGGCCGGAGGCATCCTCAGGCGCCCTTGCTCACCACGATCTGGTTTCCCCGCGCGTTCACGACAAAGGCGTCGAGGGGCCGGGGGGGAGGCCCGGCGATGTTCCTGCCGGTCAGGTCGAAGTGACCGTTGTGGCAGGCGCACCAGAT belongs to Candidatus Methylomirabilis sp. and includes:
- a CDS encoding cytochrome b N-terminal domain-containing protein, coding for MGTLDKGHGRLWLWLDERIGLAGLEKLAKKKEVPVHRHTVWYYLGGMTLFLFLVQVATGILLLFYYRPSAEEAYESVQFLMAEVEFGWLIRSIHSWAANLMIFTIFLHLFSVLLLKAYRPPREVTWLSGIALMAIAMGFGFTGYLLPWNELAYFATKVGTEITGVVPGIGPFLRRLLRGGDEVTGATLTRFYGIHVAVLPAVAALLLGLHLFLVQKHGMSVPPAVERRAGIRGTMPFFPNFLLRDLVGWLSALAALAALAAYLPAELGQKADPFASAPVGIKPEWYFMFMFQTLKYLPARILGIEGEIVGVLGFGVGGLFLLLIPFLDRRTARGEPSRLFTGIGIALILYMVALTYLGYTASATR